The Pochonia chlamydosporia 170 chromosome 1, whole genome shotgun sequence genome window below encodes:
- a CDS encoding protein kinase (similar to Cordyceps militaris CM01 XP_006667203.1) has protein sequence MSPETPPPFQYRQPLMPCVEDVEKYAPGGYHPVDIGDTIRNGEQAYEVIHKLGHGGFSTVWLVRSSAPSPSYYAMKILCAEPLDVADGELSVLQHLRTVAGPGHPNVVVLYDSFTISGPNGKHRCLTFPVLGPSLQKVNVSTALSRSMRHQICQQVASAIAFLHHYGVCHGDLTVSNIVFDLPDIQSMSLARIYELLGPVKTENLRLTSGRCSPHAPKQVVQSPHLSSLDYSLLTKIRIIDFGQAFFKDRPPPSLGVPIDFFPPELCFGYLPSAQSDVWQLACVLYQIHTKKVLFPTVFRIFEILIGTIVNYLGPIPQHWKGKFDFDEYGYCEPGQVQDTTEPEWWFEEKRSDKTIDSRVAKDALHLSTRQREEFIRLVYDMVAYEPEKRLSAVEVIRRLRSASFLEEDSSESVNGG, from the exons ATGTCACCAGAGACACCGCCCCCCTTCCAGTATCGCCAGCCTCTAATGCCATGCGTTGAGGATGTCGAGAAATACGCACCTGGTGGTTACCATCCGGTCGACATTGGTGACACCATCCGTAATGGCGAGCAGGCGTACGAAGTCATCcacaaacttggccatgggGGCTTCTCGACAGTCTGGCTAGTTCGCTCGTCTGCGCCCTCACCATCTTACTATGCCATGAAAATTCTTTGTGCCGAGCCTTTGGACGTGGCCGATGGCGAACTGAGTGTCCTTCAACACCTAAGAACTGTCGCCGGCCCTGGGCATCCGAACGTGGTAGTTTTGTATGACTCGTTCACGATCTCCGGCCCAAACGGCAAGCATCGCTGTCTCACCTTTCCTGTTCTCGGACCAAGTCTACAGAAGGTCAATGTTTCCACAGCGCTATCTAGGAGTATGCGACACCAGATATGCCAACAAGTTGCCAGCGCTATTGCCTTCCTCCATCACTATGGAGTCTGTCACGGTG ACCTCACCGTATCTAATATTGTATTCGACCTTCCAGacatccagtccatgtctctAGCTCGTATATATGAACTTCTTGGTCCTGTGAAGACGGAGAACCTCAGGTTGACCAGCGGCCGATGCTCACCGCATGCTCCGAAGCAAGTTGTTCAGAGCCCTCACCTCTCAAGCCTAGACTACTCTCTGCTCACTAAGATTCGGATTATTGACTTCGGACAAGCCTTCTTCAAAGATCGCCCGCCACCGTCGCTGGGAGTCCCAATCGATTTCTTCCCCCCAGAACTCTGCTTTGGCTATCTACCCTCAGCCCAAAGTGATGTTTGGCAACTTGCATGCGTTCTCTACCAGATTCACACAAAGAAGGTCTTATTCCCCACAGTATTTCGGATATTTGAGATCCTAATCGGTACGATTGTAAACTATCTCGGCCCGATACCCCAACACTGGAAAGGAAAGTTCGACTTCGATGAATACGGGTACTGCGAACCGGGACAAGTACAGGACACAACAGAACCAGAGTGGTGGTTCGAAGAAAAACGCAGCGACAAGACAATTGACAGCCGGGTTGCTAAGGATGCATTGCATCTGTCTACCCGTCAACGAGAAGAGTTTATCCGCTTGGTCTACGACATGGTCGCATACGAACCCGAGAAGCGCCTTTCAGCCGTGGAGGTGATACGGCGCCTGAGGTCAGCGTCTTTCCTAGAGGAAGACTCAAGTGAATCAGTAAATGGGGGATGA
- a CDS encoding aminotriazole resistance protein (similar to Aspergillus niger CBS 513.88 XP_001398507.2), with the protein MPSFLQGSTLVISAIIKRDLGMTTAQLTWMTSASALTTGSFLLFFGKVADMFGRRGILLANIFLFAVTSLATGFSRNAIVLDILNGIMGLVSAATIPAAQGMLGSIYDKPSKRKNYAFACFSSGNHLGFVFSSIFSGIATQFFGWAASFWLLAITYLLVGIVACFTVPIDEGEKLPLTLEVLKQFDIVGAALTIGGIGLFIAGISVGPDAPQGWKTPYIIVFIVLGFLMLVCFVWWENRFAHPLMPMNIWRDREFSLLLVILLLGYLSFPALFFFAALYLQELFHYSALITAVCLLPAAVSGVIVNIIAGRILHRVSNKLLMGIGAAAFMVSFIFAAVQRSGSSYWAFTFPALCIVVVGTDLEFNVVNMYVVSALPNAQQSIASSVFQTTIKLAVTIGLGAFAAIFASVSEKPATTGYYVNDPFEPYAALFWFATALSFISLLLVPFLRIKTQGNA; encoded by the exons atgcccagcttcttgcaAGGAAGCACTCTTGTCATATCGGCCATTATAAAGAGAGACCTGGGTATGACGACAGCACAGTTAACATGGATGACATCTGCTTCAGC ACTAACCACCGGGTCATTTCTGCTGTTTTTCGGCAAAGTTGCTGATATGTTTGGTCGAAGAGGCATACTCCTTGCGaacatcttcctctttgctGTGACGTCCCTCGCAACCGGATTCTCTCGAAATGCGATTGTTTTGGATATCCTGAATGGAATCATGGGCTTGGTATCTGCTGCCACTATCCCTGCTGCTCAAGGCATGCTAGGAAGTATCTATGACAAGCCATCAAAGCGGAAGAATTATGCCTTTGCGTGCTTCAGCTCTGGCAACCATCTAGGTTTTGTGTTCAGCTCCATTTTTTCCGGCATAGCGACACAGTTCTTTGGATGGGCAGCGTCCTTTTGGCTCCTTGCCATAACTTACCTCCTCGTAGGGATTGTGGCATGCTTCACTGTGCCCATAGATGAAGGCGAGAAACTCCCGTTGACGTTGGAAGTGCTGAAGCAGTTTGACATTGTTGGCGCTGCGTTGACAATCGGTGGCATTGGCCTTTTCATAGCTGGCATCAG TGTCGGCCCAGATGCGCCTCAAGGGTGGAAAACTCCGTATATCATTGTCTtcattgttcttggctttctgaTGTTGGTCTGTTTCGTCTGGTGGGAGAACAGGTTCGCGCATCCCTTGATGCCTATGAACATCTGGCGTGATAGGGAGTTTTCTCTT CTTCTAGTGATATTGTTGCTTGGCTATCTTTCGTTTCCggccttgttcttctttgccgccTTGTACCTTCAGGAGCTATTCCACTACTCTGCACTAATCACGGCCGTGTGTTTGCTACCCGCAGCAGTTAGTGGTGTCATTGTGAAT ATTATTGCCGGACGGATCTTGCATCGCGTTTCTAacaagttgttgatgggcattggtgctgctgcaTTCATGGTATCCTTTATCTTTGCTGCAGTCCAACGATCCGGCTCTTCATACTGGGCGTTTACATTCCCAGCCCTTTGCATCGTTGTGGTTGGCACAGATTTAGAATTCAACGTGGTGAAT ATGTATGTTGTGTCGGCGTTGCCAAACGCTCAACAATCCATCGCCAGCTCTGTGTTCCAAACGACGATTAAGCTTGCGGTTACAATTGGTCTTGGCGCttttgctgccatttttGCAAGCGTCTCTGAGAAGCCTGCAACAACTGGCTACTATGTCAACGATCCGTTTGAGCCATATGCCGCGCTATTCTGGTTTGCTACCGCCTTGAGCTTCATCAGCTTGCTCCTCGTGCCTTTCCTGAGAATTAAAACTCAGGGCAACGCATAG
- a CDS encoding mannose-6-phosphate receptor, binding protein (similar to Metarhizium robertsii ARSEF 23 XP_007822289.2), translated as MRKSLLGSVLVAASLAGAKETPSSTTHVPACTATASSGTGGFFDLRPDTAHPADKGKHKTGITKDYHSRGYDYGKNFTMNICGAVVDPVTDVMGVSKSQWANVSAYYMSHGSIYSIGSESMNLVSRGRKLVLQYTGGSLCGNTKSNKSGRSPSSYSAAYDHGNKESNSKSQPHEIETLKDEKEEKSSRRKSTTISFLCDRDPTSSQASISFVGVDEDECSYFFEARSIHACAQAEPHKPGSVGPGSVFGIILVIAFLVICSSLHFLLAHGVYQADEAIPISIQALGIEILMRKTDLSINWTRSGMISLRPLTLVERFSSMY; from the exons ATGCGAAAGAGTTTATTGGGCTCGGTGTTGGTGGCCGCTTCTCTTGCTGGCGCAAAGGAAACACCGTCATCCACAACGCATGTCCCAGCATGCACGGCGACTGCGTCTTCCGGAACGGGGGGTTTCTTCGACTTGCGACCTGACACAGCTCATCCGGCGGATAAGGGAAAGCACAAGACTGGGATTACGAAAGACTATCACTCGAGAGGGTACGACTATGGCAAGAACTTTACCATGAACATATGTGGAGCGGTCGTAGACCCAGTCACGGATGTGATGGGAGTTTCGAAAAGCCAATGGGCAAATGTCAGCGCATATTACATGTCCCATGGCAGTATTTACTCAATAGG CTCCGAGTCGATGAACCTGGTAAGCCGTGGTCGCAAGCTGGTCTTGCAGTATACAGGCGGCTCTCTATGCGGGAACACGAAATCGAACAAGAGCGGGCGAAGCCCTTCGTCGTATTCAGCTGCGTATGACCATGGAAACAAGGAATCAAACTCGAAGAGCCAACCTCACGAAATCGAAACCTTAAAAGAcgagaaggaagagaaatCGTCTCGCCGAAAGTCAACCACAATCTCGTTTCTCTGTGATCGAGATCCCACCTCATCCCAAGCAAGCATTTCgtttgttggcgttgatgaggatgaatgcTCGTATTTCTTTGAGGCACGGTCAATTCATGCCTGCGCGCAAGCAGAGCCACACAAGCCAGGAAGTGTTGGTCCTGGCAGCGTATTTGGCATCATTCTTGTCATCGCCTTTCTTGT GATATGTTCGTCATtgcattttcttcttgcgcACGGTGTTTACCAGGCCGACGAGGCTATTCCCATCTCAATTCAAGCCCTCGGTATCGAAATTCTGATGCGGAAAACCGACTTATCGATCAACTGGACGAGGAGTGGGATGATTAGCCTACGACCACTCACACTTGTTGAACGCTTTTCTAGTATGTATTAG
- a CDS encoding delta(14)-sterol reductase (similar to Aspergillus terreus NIH2624 XP_001212232.1): MAKSKATTKAAAPAEHGYEFFGPPGAFGISFGLPILVYVFTFACNDISGCPAPSLLNPRSLSLDQLKLEVGWPEDGIWGVASWKATGAVLAYYLVNLILYRALPATEVEGTVLSSGGRLKYRFNTFYSNTATLAALAAGTAAQGAEFPVWVFISENYLQILTACIGIAYAIATFVYVRSFSVKAGNKQLRELAAGGHSGNLLYDWFIGRELNPRVTIPLIGEVDLKEWCELRPGMMGWIILNCSWCAQQYRNFGYVTDSIICITVVQALYIVDSWWFEPAILTTMDITTDGFGMMLAFGDLVWVPFVYSMQTRYLSVHPLSLGPVGLAGTVSLIVLGFYIFRSANSQKNAFRTNPKDPGVAHLKYIETKTGSKLLISGWWGIARHINYLGDWIQSWPYSLPTGLAGYQILAASAGAASEGAYIMKDGRQIIQGVARGWGMPITYFYIVYFAVLLIHRDRRDDEKCHRKYGEDWEEYKKIVRWRIVPGIY; encoded by the exons ATGGCCAAATCAAAGGCTACCACCAAAGCAGCGGCTCCTGCTGAGCACGGCTACGAATTCTTCGGCCC TCCCGGTGCCTTTGGTATTTCGTTTGGCCTTCCCATCCTCGTCTACGTTTTCACGTTTGCCTGCAACGACATCTCAGGATGCCCCGCGCCGTCGCTCCTAAACCCTCGCTCCCTGTCGTTAGATCAACTAAAGCTCGAAGTTGGCTGGCCTGAAGATGGCATCTGGGGTGTTGCCAGCTGGAAGGCCACCGGCGCAGTCCTCGCATACTATCTTGTCAATTTGATCTTGTACCGTGCCTTGCCCGCGACCGAAGTGGAAGGCACTGTGCTGAGCTCTGGCGGACGCCTCAAATACAGATTCAACA CTTTCTACTCCAACACGGCAACGTTGGCTGCCCTTGCAGCCGGAACCGCCGCCCAAGGTGCTGAATTCCCCGTTTGGGTTTTCATCAGCGAGAATTATCTCCAAATCCTGACTGCTTGTATTGGCATTGCCTATGCTATTGCCACATTTGTATACGTACGCAGCTTTAGTGTCAAGGCTGGAAACAAGCAACTTCGAGAGCTTGCTGCAGGTGGACACTCCGGAAACTTGCTCTACGACTGGTTCATCGGCCGCGAATTGAACCCCCGAGTCACAATCCCCCTCATCGGAGAAGTCGATCTCAAAGAGTGGTGTGAGTTGCGCCCCGGCATGATGGGCTGGATCATCCTCAATTGTTCTTGGTGTGCTCAGCAGTACCGCAACTTTGGCTACGTCACTGATagcatcatctgcatcacTGTTGTGCAAGCGTTGTACATTGTCGACTCGTGGTGGTTTGAGCCTGCAATCTTGACCACCATGGACATCACCACTGACGGTTTTGGCATGATGCTTGCTTTTGGCGATCTCGTCTGGGTTCCTTTCGTATATTCCATGCAAACTCGGTATTTGTCAGTCCATCCGTTGTCCCTTGGACCCGTGGGCCTTGCTGGCACCGTATCTCTCATTGTCCTCGGTTTCTACATCTTCCGCTCCGCCAACAGTCAAAAGAATGCTTTCCGCACCAATCCCAAAGACCCTGGTGTTGCACACCTGAAGTACATTGAAACCAAGACGGGCAGCAAGCTTCTCATCTCCGGCTGGTGGGGCATCGCTCGCCATATCAACTATCTTGGTGATTGGATTCAATCGTGGCCATACAGTCTTCCCACTGGACTTGCTGGCTACCAGATTCTGGCTGCCAGTGCCGGAGCCGCCTCCGAGGGCGCATACATCATGAAGGATGGCCGTCAGATTATTCAAGGCGTCGCTCGAGGGTGGGGCATGCCCATTACCTACTTCTACATTGTTTATTTTGCCGTCCTCCTTATCCACCGTGATCGTCGTGATGACGAGAAGTGCCACCGCAAATACGGAGAGGATTGGGAGGAGTACAAGAAGATTGTCCGGTGGAGGATTGTTCCTGGCATTTACTAA